The bacterium nucleotide sequence GTGATGTAGATGCCGGCCACGCGGCCGAAATTGTCCGCCGTCATCGCGCGATGCTCCTTCCTAGGTTGGGCTCAGACACCAAGGTGCGACAACGACGCGGCGACCTCCTGCCTGTGCGATGGCACCGCGCGCCATAGCCGCGATCGAACCCATGCTCGCGATGCAGCCGGCAATGCCGGCCTCCTACTCGTTGATCACCAACGCCCGGTCGTACTCGGGGACCATACGATCGTATGCCGCCGACATCAACGGCGAGGAGATAATGAAGTCGGCGGACGCCCGGTTACAGGCCACGGGGATGTTCCACACCGCGGCGATTCGGAGGAGCGCTCTGACGTCCGGATCGTGCGGCAGCGACTGCAGAGGATCCCAGAAAAAGATGAGGACATCGATGCTCCCCTCGGCGATGCGGGCTCCGATCTGCTGATCCCCCCCGAGCGGCCCGCTCTGCAGTTTGTGCACATCGGCCCCCAGCTCTGCTTCGAGCATTTTTCCCGTCGTCCCCGTGGCGAGCAGTTCGTGTTGAATCAGCAGGTGCTTGTTAAACGCCGCCCACTCGAGGAGATCGGTCTTCTTGTTGTCATGCGCCACAAGGGCGATTCGCTTCTGTTGTCGCATAGCCACCTCTCCATTTCCTCAATAGATCGGCGCCCGTCCAGCACCCCGAGATCCAGAATGGGTGCGGTGGGGATAGCCGCCGATCGGCAGGGATCGTGACGCGCGGAAGGGGGGTCCGGAGCGCGTCGTGTCCGTAAAGCAAGATGCTCCGGCGGAACACGCGCCGCCGGAGGCATCATGGCCTTTTTGCCTTCTATTAATTAATAACATAATGGCACCCGTTGGTCAACCCAGCGTGCCGGACTGCACGTCGCGGTCGACACAGAGGACAAGTGGAGAGGTTGCGGAACTCCTGCGTGTGTCCGCTGTCGGAGAAACGCGGTTCTCCACCGCATTCGAGGTTCCCGGCTATCGCTGGTTGTGGCTGTTCTCGCTCTTCAGCTCACTGGCATTCACGGTGGAGGTGCTCAGCCAGGGATGGGTCGTCTTGCAGCTCACCAACTCGGCCCTCATCGTGGGCTTCGCGGCGGGTTTTCGGGGAGTCAGCCAGGCTCTCTTCAGCGTGCTCGGCGGTCCCATCGTGGATCGCATCGACCGCCGCCGGCTCCTTCTCGGCTCGCAGCTCGCGGCCGCGCTTGGCGCCCTGACGCTCGCGTCCCTCCTGCTCGGTCACATGGTTCGCGTCTGGCACGTGTTCATCTATCTCGTTCTTGCGGGCCTCGTCACCGCGGTCAGCAGGCCATCGGCCGGCGGTTTGATGTACGATGTTGTGGGCCCGCGGCGCCTGCTGAATGCGAGCGCCTTCCAATTCATGGCGGCGAGCTTCGTCCGGATCGCGGGTGCGGTGGCGGGC carries:
- a CDS encoding methylglyoxal synthase — its product is MRQQKRIALVAHDNKKTDLLEWAAFNKHLLIQHELLATGTTGKMLEAELGADVHKLQSGPLGGDQQIGARIAEGSIDVLIFFWDPLQSLPHDPDVRALLRIAAVWNIPVACNRASADFIISSPLMSAAYDRMVPEYDRALVINE